The Euphorbia lathyris chromosome 3, ddEupLath1.1, whole genome shotgun sequence genome contains a region encoding:
- the LOC136223627 gene encoding protein DEFECTIVE IN MERISTEM SILENCING 3-like: protein MEEEASIIPSNEIQNGGSMQTQSVIYNSKKFQDDLHTTGIQIKQHEDNLKILKTQRNKLEDSILDLQVILGNYHSARPPSGESESNSSNQSETETVKQILQHETSAAGILCQLTTRHGTHAPQLAFTKDVLGIVATLGKVDDDNLSRLLSEYLGVETMLGIVCKTYEGVKALETYGKEGHINSDSGIRGFGTTIGRTLDGRFLVICLENLRPYCGEFVDDDPQRRLDLLQPKLPNGECPPGFIGFAVNMIHVDYMNLLYVSDVYGLRETLFYSLFSRLQVYKSREEMLLALPLLSDGAISLDGGIIKPNGFFSLGNRTDVDVRFPKPSMSANPPDSYMETENQLKQKTWEKEKLTEDLKREQMLLNSARFNFERKKEEFVKFLSQTSANTTQMQGGQDRFNPK from the exons ATGGAAGAAGAAGCTAGTATTATCCCAAGTAATGAAATACAAAATGGTGGTTCTATGCAAACCCAATCCGTCATATACAATTCTAAG AAATTTCAAGATGATCTACACACAACAGGAATCCAAATCAAGCAGCATGAGGATAActtaaaaattttgaaaactcAACGAAACAAATTAGAAGACTCAATACTTGATCTGCAAG TTATTCTTGGTAATTATCACTCCGCAAGACCTCCTAGTGGTGAAAGTGAAAGCAATTCCTCCAATCAGAGTGAGACAGAAACAGTAAAACAGATTCTGCAGCATGAAACTTCTGCTGCAGGCATTCTGTGTCAGCTGACAACGCGCCATGGTACTCATGCACCTCAACTCGCATTCACTAAGGATGTGCTTGGTATTGTTGCTACTCTGGGCAAGGTGGATGATGATAATCTTAGCAG GCTTCTTTCAGAGTACTTAGGAGTAGAGACAATGCTAGGAATTGTTTGCAAGACTTATGAAGGTGTTAAAGCTCTTGAAACTTATGGCAAGGAAGGCCATATAAATAGTGATTCTGGAATTCGAGGCTTTGGTACTACTATAGGACGGACTCTGGATGGTCGATTTCTTGTCATTTGTCTCGAAAATTTAAG ACCTTACTGTGGTGAATTTGTGGATGATGATCCTCAAAGAAGGCTTGATCTTCTACAGCCAAAATTGCCTAATGGCGAGTGCCCACCTGGATTTATTGGTTTCGCTGTTAACATGATCCATGTGGATTACATGAATTTGTTATATGTATCTGATGTCTATGGCCTCAGAGAGACTCTATTTTACAGCCTCTTTTCTCGCCTGCAAGTTTACAAAAGTAGGGAGGAGATGCTACTTGCTCTTCCACTTCTAAGTGATGGAGCAATTTCACTTGATGGAGGGATTATTAAGCCTAATGGTTTCTTTTCCTTGGGGAATCG GACTGATGTTGATGTAAGATTTCCAAAACCTTCCATGTCAGCAAATCCACCTGATAGCTACATGGAAACCGAGAATCAACTCAAACAGAAGACATGGGAAAAGGAGAAGTTGACAGAGGATTTAAAGCGAGAGCAAATGCTGTTGAATTCTGCAAGATTCAATTTTGAGAGAAAGAAGGAAGAGTTTGTTAAGTTTCTCTCACAAACCTCTGCAAACACAACTCAG ATGCAGGGAGGACAGGATAGGTTCAACCCGAAATGA